One region of Primulina tabacum isolate GXHZ01 chromosome 1, ASM2559414v2, whole genome shotgun sequence genomic DNA includes:
- the LOC142546296 gene encoding uncharacterized protein LOC142546296, with protein sequence MAVAIPISAVRASSVDTQKRLRYNPHRTYPKKPDSLTAVPTAISTIIPLKNIASISISDLLKRDIYKTGQGDTYLGYETWLPTPPKVEKPRSVFNPALLAYIGDCIYELYARTHFLLPPLDIEEFNNRVMAVVRCEAQDAMLQKLISDDFLSKEERDVLRWGKNIASAKTRTKKRAGVAVYNRASSLETLIGYLYLTNVQRLEDIMQKLGFSSEASTMLPQEK encoded by the exons ATGGCGGTGGCCATCCCTATCTCCGCCgttagagcttcatcagttgACACCCAGAAGAGACTGCGTTACAATCCCCATCGTACATATCCAAAGAAACCGGACTCTCTAACCGCCGTACCAACGGCCATTTCAACCATCATACCTCTTAAAAACATCGCGAGTATATCCATTTCGGATCTACTCAAGCGCGATATTTATAAAACTGGTCAAG GTGACACATATTTGGGTTATGAGACATGGTTGCCTACACCCCCAAAAGTGGAGAAGCCGCGGTCTGTGTTCAATCCCGCATTATTGGCTTATATTGGTGATTGCATTTATGAG CTATATGCTCGAACGCACTTTTTGTTACCACCTTTAGATATAGAGGAATTTAACAATCGAGTCATGGCTGTGGTGCGTTGTGAAGCTCAG GATGCGATGCTGCAGAAACTTATAAGCGATGACTTTTTATCAAAAGAAGAGAG GGATGTGCTACGCTGGGGGAAAAACATCGCCTCTGCTAAAACAAGAACAAAGAAGCGAGCAGGTGTGGCAGTTTACAATAGGGCATCTTCATTGGAGACGCTT ATTGGTTATTTGTACCTAACAAATGTGCAACGGTTGGAAGATATAATGCAAAAGTTGGGTTTCTCTAGTGAGGCTTCTACCATGTTGCCACAAGAAAAATGA
- the LOC142546313 gene encoding PRA1 family protein F2-like: MTSYGTIPASPGTPSRLEYVSRAKERIKAGLGTRRPWREMFEFHSLNLPSSFSDAVERVKTNASYFTMNYAIVVLLIIFLSLLWQPISLIVFIVMMVAWLALYFLRDEPLVIFGRRITDRVTLIILSVVTVVVLLLTGAVANILVALLVGVVVVIIHAAVMKTDDLFFDEATGGLLRSSG; encoded by the coding sequence ATGACGAGCTACGGCACCATCCCCGCGTCTCCGGGAACACCCTCCAGGCTCGAATACGTCTCCCGCGCCAAGGAACGCATCAAAGCAGGCCTCGGCACTCGCCGCCCATGGCGAGAGATGTTCGAATTCCACTCACTCAACCTCCCATCCTCGTTCTCAGACGCGGTGGAGCGGGTGAAAACCAACGCATCCTACTTCACAATGAACTACGCTATAGTGGTTTTGCTAATCATCTTCCTCAGCCTCCTATGGCAACCGATCTCGCTCATCGTGTTCATCGTGATGATGGTGGCCTGGCTAGCCCTCTACTTCCTCCGCGACGAGCCGCTGGTGATTTTCGGCCGTAGGATCACCGATCGCGTGACTCTGATTATTCTGTCAGTGGTGACGGTTGTGGTTCTGCTGCTGACAGGCGCTGTGGCCAACATACTTGTGGCATTGCTGGTAGGAGTGGTGGTTGTGATCATTCACGCCGCCGTGATGAAGACGGATGATCTGTTCTTCGACGAAGCTACCGGAGGCTTGTTGAGGTCTTCTGGCTGA
- the LOC142546305 gene encoding inorganic pyrophosphatase 2-like, which yields MARIVVVFDFDKTIIDVDSDNWVVDELGATDLFNSLLPTMPWNPLMDKMMKELHAQGRTTKDIENVLKRAPMHHRIVPAIKKAHALGCDLRILSDANLFFIETILNHLGIKYCFSEINTNPSDVDEEGRLRISPYTDFYSSPHGCKLCPPNMCKGMILERIQASSAKEGKTRMIYLGDGAGDFCPSLKLKEGDFVMPRKNFPVWDLICENRHLLRAEIHEWVDGGELERVLVEIIDNIKIHGTNDSNSIPLLSSDCKLETVSLSSHEALPLALRVHQ from the exons ATGGCAAGAATCGTCGTGGTTTTCGACTTTGACAAGACGATTATCGACGTCGATAGCGACAATTGGGTTGTCGACGAGTTGGGCGCCACCGATTTATTCAATTCACTCCTCCCCACCATGCCGTGGAATCCCCTAATG gacAAGATGATGAAAGAGCTTCATGCACAAGGAAGAACAACAAAAGACATTGAAAATGTTCTGAAAAGAGCTCCAATGCACCACAGAATTGTCCCGGCAATCAAGAAAGCCCATGCCTTAGG GTGTGATCTGAGGATACTGAGTGATGCAAACCTCTTCTTCATCGAGACAATTCTAAATCATCTTGGAATAAAGTATTGCTTCTCTGAAATCAATACAAACCCGAGCGACGTCGATGAAGAAGGGAGGCTGAGGATTTCTCCTTACACTGATTTTTATTCATCTCCTCATGGCTGCAAGCTTTGCCCTCCGAACATGTGCAAG GGTATGATTTTAGAGAGGATTCAAGCTTCATCAGCGAAAGAAGGGAAGACGAGGATGATTTATTTAGGAGATGGGGCTGGCGATTTTTGCCCGAGTTTGAAGCTCAAGGAAGGAGATTTCGTAATGCCAAGAAAGAATTTCCCTGTTTGGGATTTAATATGCGAAAATCGTCATCTTTTACGGGCTGAAATTCACGAATGGGTCGATGGTGGAGAACTGGAGCGTGTTCTTGTCGAAATTATCGACAACATCAAGATCCACGGGACCAACGATTCGAACTCAATCCCATTGTTATCGAGTGATTGTAAGCTTGAAACGGTTTCCTTGTCATCCCATGAGGCATTGCCCCTGGCCCTTAGAGTTCATCAATAA